TTAGTTCCGTGATTTCGTGGATTTCAGTGCCAGTCGAGCGATTTTGGCGAGTTCCTCAACGTCCAGGGCCGCCCCTCCGATCAGGAAGCCGTCAACGTCGGGCTGGGAAATGAGTTCCGCCGCATTTTTCGAGGTGACCGATCCGCCGTACAGGATACGTATGCTATCGGATACCTTCGTGCCAAAAGTGGTCTTCAAATCGTTGCGGATGGCGTTTGCGGCATCCTGGGCGGATTGCGGAGTGGCCACCATGCCGGTGCCAATGGCCCAGACAGGTTCGTAGGCCACGATGAGTTTGGCGGCTTGTTCTTCGTTGAGATCGCGGGTGACGTCTCGTACCTGGCCCACGGCGAAATCGAGTTCAATGCCTTGACGTCGTTCCTCGAAGCTTTCGCCGACGCACAAAATCGGCTGCATGCCGGCGGCGAGCACGGCACGTACCTGATCGACGATATTGGCGTCATCTTCAGGATGGTATTTGCGGCGTTCGGAGTGGCCGACGATGACGTATGAGCAGCCGAGATGGGCGATCATGTCCGCGGACACATCGCCGGTGAAGGCACCTTGGGTGGTCACGGAAACGGATTGTGCGCCGTAGGCGACATGGAGCTTGTCGGCTTCGACCAGCACCTGCACGCTGCGCAATGACGTGAACGAGGGGAAAAGCGCGACTTCGCAGCGTTTAAAGTCGAAGTGAGCGTCACGCAACAGCCATACCAGCTTCTGCACGAAGTAAGTGGCTTCAAGATGGTCGAAATTCATCTTCCAGTTGCCGGCCACCAACGGAATGCGTTTGGACGCCATATGTTTCCCTTCTAAAAAACGTAGCTCCCCTCAAGGAGGGGAGCTAGAAAATGGATTACTCAAGCACCTTCAGGCCAGGGAGCTCCTTGCCTTCGAGGAACTCGAGGGAAGCGCCACCACCGGTGGAGATGTGGGAGAAGCCGTCCTCCGGGAAGCCGAGGTTGCGCACGGCGGAGGCGGAGTCGCCGCCACCGACGATGGTGAACGCACCGGCTGCGGTGGCGTCGACCAGACCCTGGGCCACGGCCTTGGTGCCGGCGGCGAACTCAGGAACCTCGAACACGCCCATCGGGCCGTTCCACACGACGGTCTTGGAGTCGACGATCTTGTCGTGGAAGAGCTTCTGGGACTCCGGGCCGATGTCCAGACCCATCTTGTCGGCCGGGATGGCGTCGGCGGCAACGACTTCCGGAGCAACCGGGGTGTCACCGGCCGGGAAGCCGGCGTTCACGACGACGTCGGTCGGCAGCACGAGCTCAACGCCGTTCTTCTCGGCGGTCTCGATGTAGCCCTTGACCTTCTCAAGCTGGTCCTCTTCAAGCAGGGAGGTGCCGACCTCGTAGCCCTTGGCCTTGAGGAAGGTGAACACCATGCCGCCGCCGATGACCAGACGGTTGGCCTTGTCGAGCAGGTTCTCGATGACGCCGAGCTTGTCGGAGACCTTGGAACCGCCGAGCACCACGGTGAACGGACGCTCCGGGTTCTCGGTGGCCTTGGACAGGGCCTTGACTTCCTTCTCGACCAGCAGGCCTGCGGCGGCCGACAGATCGGCGGCAACGTCGTAGTTGGAGCCCTGAGCGCGGTGGACCACGCCGAAGCCATCGGAAACGAAGGCCTCGCCGAGGGCGGCGATCTTCTTGGCGTAAGCGGCGCGTTCGTCGGCGTCCTTAGAGGTCTCCTCCGGGTTGAAACGAACGTTCTCAAGCAGCACAACGTCGCCATCGTTCATGGCGGCGACCTTGGCCTGAGCGTCCTCGCCGTAGGTGTCCTTGGCCAGCGGCACGTTGGTGCCGAGCAGCTCGCCGAGGCGGGCGGCAACCGGGGCCAGGCTCAGCTCAGGAACGACCTTGCCTTTCGGGCGGCCAAGGTGGGCCATGAGGATGACCTTGGCGCCTTCTTCGCGCAGGGTCTTGATGGTCGGCAGAGCAGCCTTGATTCGACCGTCATCGGTGATGGTGGTGCCGTCCAGCGGAACATTGAAATCAGCGCGAACCAGAACGCGCTTGCCCTTGAGATCTCCAAGGTCCTTGAGTGTCTTCATGAATATCCTTTCCTTGACGAATCGCACGTCAAAGTGGCCAATTTTGCCACTTTGCATATTACAGGCATTCCGGAACAAAACACCGCATTCGTCTACTGACTGAATGCGGTGTTTTGTCACATCGTTGTCGCGTTTTGCCGAATAGGCACGGCAAATCGGATTGTCGGGTTACTTGCCTTCGGCTGCGCGAGCCTTCTCCGTCTTCTCGGCAAGTTGAAGCAGTCGGCGAATTCGGCCGGCAATCGCATCCTTGGTGATTTGCGGTTCGGCGATCTTGCCGAGCTCCTCGAGGCTCTTGTCCACGTGATCGATGCGCAGCTGGCCGGCCTGACGGAGGTTGTCCGGAATGTTATCGCCGAGTACTTCGAAAGCATGCTGCACTTTTTCGCTGGCTTCGGCGGCGGCCTTGGCGGAACGGCGCATATTGGCGTCATCGAAGTTGGCCAGACGGTTGGCCTTGCCGCGGGCCTCGCCGTCGGAGCGCTTGCCGGTCCATTCGCGGGCCGAACGGGTGGCGCCCATGAGCTTGAGCATGCGTTCGATGGCGTCGGGATCCTTGAGTGTCACGCGCTCGGAGCTACGCAGCGTGCGATGCTTGGCCTGGATGCCTAGACGACGGGCCACGCCACACAGGGCCATGGCGGCCTCTTCCGTGGGGCAAGCGATTTCCAGGAAGCTGGCCTTACCGGGATCGGACAGGAAGCCACGGGCCATGAAGGCGCCGCGCCATGCCGCTTTGATTTGGGCGATGGATCCGTTGACCACTTCAGACGGCAGTCCACGGACCTGCTGCTTGCGGCGGTCGACCAGTCCGGTCTGCAAAGCCAAGGCCACTACGTTGCGGGTGACGAGCACCACATAGGTCTCGACAGGGCCGTTCGGGGTCTGACGTGTGAGGTGATTGACCTCGGCTTCGTGCCCGAACGTGTTCCTCAACGTGTTCTTCAGCCATTCTGCAACGTCAAGCGAGGTGAATACGGCTTGGATAACGTATGTATTCTGTACCGGTCGAAGACCGCCGCCAAAACGGATCATGGCCGCAGCTTGGGCCTTGATCGCGGCTGGCGAATCGCCTTCAAAGGCTGCCAACTCGCTTTTGACATCGTCCAGAAGAGCCAAGATCTACCTCCTACAGTCCCGTTCTTCTCAATGCTTCAGGCGCTTCGTGCCGTTATCTGCTGTCACACGGTCGGAAGCCATCGGCTTTCTGTGATACCTAATCTGGTGGACAAGCGAACCCGTTTGATACGTATTATGGGCTCTGCTTTCTCGCAGTGTGGTCACCGAACGCTTGCCCGATGACCGCTCGACGCCTGCTTACGATGAGTGACGCTTGTGCTGTTCTCTCGCGGAAACGGTTACGTTGAGCCCATGTGCGCGTAAGCGGCGAGCCAGCTCTTCGCTCATCGCCACCGACCGGTGCTGACCACCGGTGCAGCCGACGGCGATGGTTACGTAGTGCTTGTCTTCCTGGGCGTATCCTTCCAACGCAATCTCGATAGCTTTCTCATAAGCGTCGAGAAATTCCTTGGCTCCCTTGCTGGAAAGCACGTAGTCGGCGACCGGCTTGTCGTGCCCGGTAAGCTCGCGCAGGCTGGGCACCCAGAACGGGTTGGGCAGAAAACGCACGTCGGCCACGAAATCGGCGTCGATGGGCATACCGTATTTGAAGCCGAAGCTGAAGATGTGTACTGCCACGGTGGTGGGGCCGGAGCCGAGCATCGCCTCGTAGAGTTTGGTGGACAGCTGGTGGATGCTCAGGGAGCTGGTGTCGATGACCCAGTCGGCTCGTTCCTTGAGGTCTTCCAGCAGGTGACGTTCCTCAAGGATGCCGTCGACCAGTCGGTTGCCGTGCTGCAGCGGGTGCGGGCGGCGCACGGATTCGTAGCGCTTGATGAGCACTTCGTTGCTGGCGTCGAGGAACAGAATACGGGTTTTGACGCCGAGATCATCCAGATGGCCGAGCACGGCGGCCAGCTCGTCGAAATAGCTGGAGCGCACGTCGATGACGGCGGCAAGCTTGTGGACGCCTGACTCCGATCCGGAACCGGAGGTGGTCATCATGTCGACAAGCGGGATAAGCAGTTTGGGAGGCAGGTTGTCGACCACATACCATCCCATGTCTTCCACGCAGTCAGCGGCATGAGAGCGGCCTGCGCCGGACATACCGGTGATGAGCAGCACTTCGAAGGCATCAAGCGGGGTCGGCTGGTTGTCCGGAGTCGATGTGGATGTCGCGGAATTCGCCGGCGCATTCGTGGCGGCCGCCTCGCCGGTATCGCGGTTCGTTGTCTGTTGATTCATTACAGCGCCTCCTCAAGAGCTTTGCGCATCGCGATCTCCAGCTGGTCGTCTTCGGTGGTGGTGTCCTGCAGACGCTGGTCGGCATCGCTGGGCGGGTCGTCATCCCAGATACCGGTCATCAGCAATACCTGTACGAGAGCTTGGTACAGCAGCATTTCTTCGCCGCCGATGGCGTGACCGCCATGAGCGCGCCAGGCTTCCATGAGCTTGGTGGGGCGTGGATCGTAGATCACGTCCAACAGCAGTCCGGAGAATGGCTCGGTTCCGGCATCGGCGAGGGCATCCGCGACGTTGTCGGCCGCGTGTCCGGGAATCGTGTTGATGACATAGGTGGCGTTGCGGGCTGCCTCGAGCAGGGCCTGATCGTCGCCTAATTCGATTTCGTTGTACGGGTTATGCACGTTGACGAACTTTTCGGCCACTGGTTTAAGCCCGGTGTTTTTTCCGGGGTGGCGGGCGGCGACGACGATATGGCCGATTTCGGGCATCATGCAGCATGCGGCCAACGCCGAAGTGGCGGTGTTGCCATTGCCGATGATCAGCGCGGTGCCGCTTCTCGACGCGGTGTGGTGTTCGCCGAGTTCGCGATTGGCATGGTCGAAGGCGAGTTGGATGCCGATGACATCGGTGTTGTATAGCTTGATGCCCGGCTTGCCGTTCGGCCAAGCGGGATCATCGGCAGCCACGCTCCAGTCGAATACCGCGGTATTCGCCACCTTCAGTTCCTTGGCCCACAAATTTTCCGGAACACCGTACGGTTGGATGGTCTTCTTCAACGGCATGGTCAGGCTCAGGCCAGCCCACGTCGAGTCAAGGCCTTTGAGGAAAGCGTCGAGGTCGTCTTCCCCCACCTCGTGCTTGTCGTACAGCCAATCGTCGAGTTTCAGCGAACGGTAGGCCGCGTTGTGGAGCACGGGTGACAATGAGTGTGCGACGGGTTTGCCGAGTACAGCGCAACGATGATTGGCCATATCCCCTCCTTGATGTCTGTTCCCATGCTAGCCGACACTTTGCTTCGAATATGTCAACCACAGGCCCCGCAACCGAAAATTTACTCTGGGCTGCTGGACCGGGCCGGCTCACTGCTCGTGCAGCGCGGTGTACAGCGCTTCGGCTTTGGCGTGGCCGATGCCTTTGACCTTCTCGAAGTCCTCGACACTGGCTTCGCGCATGGCTTTGACCGAGCCGAAGTGGTTGAGCAGCCGCTTCTGGTAGCTTTCGCCGATGCCGGGAATCTCGTCGAGCGCGCTGCGCAGGGCGCCTTTGCGCCGCTGCTGGCGGTGGTAGGTGATGGCGAAGCGGTGGGATTCGTCGCGCACACGCTGCAGCAGATACATGCCTTCGGACTGGCGTTTGAGGATGATCGGATAGTCGTCGTCCGGCACCCACACCTCTTCCAAGCGTTTGGCCAGTCCGCAGACGGCCACGTCGTTCACGCCACAGTCCTCAAGCGCCTTGGCGGCGGCCATGACCTGCGGCTTGCCGCCATCGACCACCACCAGGTTCGGCTTGTAGGCAAAGTGATGCCGGTTTGTGTTCTGCTGGACGATGTCGGGCGGGGACTCCCGCGCATCGTTCTGCACTCCGACCGGCACCGCGTGCCCCTTGCCACTGATGCCGGAACCGCCCTCACCATTGTCGTTACCGTTCGCAGCGATTGTCTCCGCCGCCACGGCAGTGGTCATCTTGCCGGCGGCCGAGGCCACACGCTGTTCCGCGTCGATGCTTTCGCCGGAGTCGCCGGCGATGTTGCCGTGCTTGAAGCGGCGGGTGAGCGTCTCGTAAAGCGCGGACAGATCATCCACCGCGCCTTTGCCGTCCTTGCCTCGGATGGCGAAGCGTCGGTATTCGGATTTCTTGGCGATCGCGTCTTCGAACACCACCATGGAGGCCACCTGGAAGGCACCGCCCACAGTGTTCGAAATGTCGTAGCATTCGATGCGCAGCGGGGCTTCCGCGAGTCCCAATGCCTTGGCCACATCGTTCATGGCCTGGGTGCGTGCGCCCATGTCGGAGATGCGGCTCATCTTGCTGCGTTGCAGTGCTTGGCTGGCGTTCTCGTTGGCGCGGTCCATAAGCTGCTTCTTGTCGCCTCGCGAGGCCACACGGATGGTCACCGCTCCCCCGCGCAGATTGGTCAGCCAGCCTTCGAGTTCCTCACGGCGGGCCGGTTCGACGGGCACGATGATTTCGCGCGGTACCGGTGCGATGGGTGCCAGCAGGTCCGCGCGCCCGGTGGTCTCCTGACGGGTGTTGCGTTCTCGGGTGGCCTGGGCGCGTGCCACAGCGTCCGTGGCCGTGATGGTTTGCGTGGAGCCGATGGCCTCGCGATTAGTGGAGATGGTCGCGGCCGACTGGGGGTGATTGTCCCCGGCGGCGTCCGAATACACCTGCACCAGAAGGTCGGCCATCAAGTCGGCGTCATCGATGTCCTCAACTCGTTCGACGCTCCAGTTGCGTTCGCCGCGAATCGAGCCGGCGCGCACATAAAAAGCGTGCACGGAGGCTTCGAGCTCGTCGCTGGCGAAGCCGAACACGTCCGCGTCCACATCCTGGTCGAAGACGACGGCGTTCTGTTGCACCACGGTTTCCAGCATTTGGATCTGGTCGCGCAGTCGGGCGGCTTTCTCGAATTCGAGTTCGGCGCTGGCCTCTTTCATGTCGCGGGTCAACTGGGCGATGTATGGCCGTCCGAGTCGTCCGGTCATCACACCGACCAGCTGTTCGCACAGCCTCCGGTGTTCGTCCGCTTCAATGCGGTTCACGCAGGGTGCGGAGCATTTGCCGATGGAAGCGAACAGGCATGGCCGTCCGGTCAGTTGCGCCTTATGGAACACGTTGGTGGTGCAGGTGCGTACCGGGAACGTGCGCAGCAACCGGTCAAGACTGTGCCGCAATTCCCACACTTTGGCATAGGGGCCGAAATACCGGGTATCCCGCCGTTTGCGCGACCGCGTGACCCACACGCGCGGAATTCGCTCCCCCGTGCTGACCGCGAGATACGGATAGGTCTTGTCGTCGCGGAACTGCACGTTGAACCGTGGGTCGAATTCCTTGATCCACGTGTATTCCAACGTCAGTGATTCCAGTTCGGTGGCGACGACCGTCCACTCCAGGCTGCGTGCGGTCAGCACCATGGTCTGCGTGCGCGGATGCAGCAGATACAGCGGCTGGAAATAATTGGTGAGCCTGTTGCGCAGGTTCTTTGCCTTGCCCACATAAATGACGCGCCCTTCCCCGTCGCGCCATTTGTACACACCGGGTTTGGCGGGAATATCCGAGGTCTTGGGTCGGAACAGGTCGCGAGAATCCCCCAGCAAAGGTGCCCCATTCGCATTCACCTTCGCCGTCGTTTCCCCGGCACCCACAGCTATGCTTTCCGACATTAACGCCGCCGCAGTCTTCCGCCACTCATCCGGACTATGCCGCTCAATATCGTTCGTCATAATCCTCCTCGCTATTAAGCAAAACCAATCATCAGGGATTGGGTGGGTTGGGGTGTGTGTTGCTGGACCGTAAAGACTTGACCTGAGCGGCCCGGAGCATGTCCAGCAACAAACACCCCAACCCACCCGAGGTCAGCTGCAATGGAAGGCTAAAGCATGGGTTTCAGGAACTTGCCGGTCCATGAGGCTTCGCATTCGGCAACCTGTTCGGGCGTGCCCTGCGTGACGATGGTGCCGCCTCCGTCGCCGCCCTCCGGACCGAGATCGATCAGCCAGTCGGCCTCCTTGATCACATCCAGATTATGTTCGATGACGATGACCGTATTGCCCTTGTCCACCAGGGACTGCAGCACCTTGAGCAGCTTGTTCACGTCTTCGAAGTGCAGGCCGGTGGTCGGCTCGTCGAGGATGTACACGGTTTTGCCGTCGGATCGGCGCTGCAGCTCGGTGGCAAGCTTGACGCGCTGCGATTCACCGCCGGACAGGGTGGGTGCGGGCTGGCCGAGTCGGATGTAGCCGAGGCCGACGTCCACGAGGGTCTTCAGGTATCGGGAGATGCCGGTGTACGCCTTGAAGAAGTCGGCGGCCTCCTCGATGGGCATGTTGAGGATGTCGGCCACGGTCTTGCCGTTGTACGTGACTTCGAGGGTCTCGCGGTTGTATCGTTTGCCGTGGCAGACCTCGCAGTCCACGTAGACGTCGGGCAGGAAGTTCATTTCGATCTTCAGCGTGCCGTCACCGTGGCAGGCCTCACATCGGCCGCCTTTGACGTTGAAACTGAAGCGGCCGGGGCCGTAGCCGCGCACCTGGGCTTCGGGAGTCTTGGCGAACAGGGTGCGGATCTTGTCCCACACACCGGTGTAGGTGGCGGGGTTGGATCGCGGCGTGCGGCCGATCGGGTTCTGGTCGACGTGGATCACCTTGCGCACCTGGTCCACGCCTTCCACGCGCGTGTGGCGGCCGGGTACGATGCGTGCACCGTTGAGCTTGTCGGCGAGCACCGGGTAGAGGATCGTGTTGACCAGCGAGGATTTGCCGGAGCCGGAGACGCCGGTGACCACGGTGAGCACGCCGAGCGGGAAGCTCACGTCGATGTTCTTGAGGTTGTTCTCGCGGGCACCCACGACTTTGAGCACCTGGGTCTTGTGGATCTTGCGGCGCTTGGCGGGCACGGCGATCTCTCGCCGGTGGGCGATGTAGTCGCCGGTGATGGAGCGCTTGGCTTCTATGAGGTGCTTGGCGGGGCCGGAGTAGATGACTTCGCCGCCGTGTTCGCCGGCGCCGGGGCCGATGTCGACCACCCAGTCGGCGCGGCGTATCGTGTCCTCGTCGTGTTCGACGACAATCAGCGTGTTGCCGAGATCGCGCAGGTGGTGCAGGGTTTCGATGAGGCGTTCGTTGTCACGCTGGTGCAGGCCGATGGACGGCTCGTCGAGCACGTACATGACGCCGACCAGACCGGAGCCGATCTGCGTGGCGAGTCGGATGCGCTGCGCTTCTCCGCCGGACAGGGTGGCGGCCGCGCGCGAGAGGGTCAGGTAGTCGAGGCCGACGTCGTTCAGGAAGCCGAGTCGGGCCTTGATCTCCTTGAGCACTTCGCCGGCGATCAGCTGTGCCGAGCCTTCGAGTTCCAGGCCGTTGATCCAGGCGAGTTCGCGTACGACGGGCATGTCGCACACGTCGAAGATGGATTTTCCGTCCACAGTGACAGCGAGCACTTCGGGCTTCAGACGGCGTCCGTGGCAGACCTGGCAGGGCACTTCGCGCATGTACGACTCGTAGTATTCGCGCATGGACTGCGAATCGGTTTCGTCGTGGCGTCGCATGAGCGTGCGGATCACGCCTTCGAAGCCGGTGGAGTATTCGCGCAGGCGTCCCCAGCGATTGCGGTAGGAGACGTTGACCTTGAAGTCGTGGCCGTAGAGGATGTCGTGCTTGACGTCGTCCGGCAGGCCCTTCCAAGGGGTCTTCATGGAGAAGCCCATTTCCTTGGCCAGACCTTCGAGGATGTGGCCGTAGTACTGGGAGGTCATCTTGGTGCCGCTCCACGGTTCGATGACGCCGTCGGCCAGTGACTTGTCCGGGTCGGAGATGATGAGGTCCGGGTCGATTTCCAGTTTGAAGCCGAGACCGGTGCAGGCGGGGCAGGCACCGTAGGGGGCGTTGAAGGAGAAGGTGCGCGGCTCGACCTCGTCGAGTTCGAGCGTGTGCCCGTTCGGGCAGCTGCGGTGTTCGGAGAACGGCTGGCGGCGGGCCGGGCTGCCTTCCTCCTCGTCCACGAAGTCGATGACGATGCTGCCGTTGGCGAGCTTGAGGGCGGTTTCCACCGAGTCGGTCAGGCGTTGGCGGATGCCGTCCTTGACCACGAGTCGGTCGACCACGACCTCGATGGTGTGCTTCTTCTGCTTGGTGAGTTTGATGTCGTCGGACAGCTGCGTCATCTCGCCGTCGATGAGCGCGCGGGCGTAGCCGTCGGAGCGCAGCAGCTCGATCATATCCACGAACTCGCCCTTGCGGCCCTTGACCACGGGCGCGAGAATCTGGAATCGCGTGCGCTCCGGGTAGCCGAGCAGTGTGTCGACGATCTGCTGCGGGGTCTGGGAGGCGACGGGCTCGCCGCATTCAGGGCAGTGAGGGATGCCGGTGCGGGCGAAGAGCAGTCGCAGGTAATCGTAGATTTCGGTGATGGTGCCGACGGTAGAACGCGGGTTGCGGTTGGTGGTCTTCTGGTCGATGGAGACGGCCGGGCTCAGGCCCTCGATGAAGTCAACGTCGGGCTTGTCCATCTGACCCAGGAACTGGCGGGCGTAGGCGGATAGGGATTCGACGTAGCGTCGCTGGCCTTCGGCGAACAGGGTGTCAAACGCGAGCGAGGATTTGCCCGAACCGGACAGGCCTGTGAACACGACCATGCGATTGCGCGGAATCGCCAGGTCGACGTTCTTGAGGTTGTGTTCGCGCGCACCCTGAATCGTGATCTTGAGATCGTTCGGGATGTGCGAGATATCAGCTACCAGCGAACCATCGTGTTCAATCAGCGGCGCCTTTTTGATCTCCCGGCTCAGGAAGGAGTCGCTGGTCATCACCTTTTCGACGATGACCTCACCGTTCTTGCCCTTGCCGGTTTTCGCGCCCGTTGCGCTTGTTGCGCGCCTTGCGCCAGTCTGCATTGCCGCCACAGCCACACCCCACCTTCCATCTCACCGTTCCCGCGCGCACGGTCATGCGCGCGCCAAATCTGTCCCAAGGATACCCGAACACACGACCAAATTCGAACGCTTGTTCGATGGCGTGTCAGGCCGGAAAACTGAACCAGAGTATGCAAAATTCCGGACCATCAGTGGACCGAAACGCAAGAGCCGGCCCCCAAGATACTCGGGGCGTCCGGCTCTCACTTCCATTTCCCCAGCGGGGTTGGCTTACCATGAAGTATACACGGTTTTAGGACATCAATCACTGTCGATGAACACTGTTCGAACATGGCCGAGGAATTCATCGTATCTTCCAGTACCGGCCTGGGCATCACCGTACGCTCCTAGCAGCTGATCAGGGAGCCATAGCCTTGCATCAGTCTCCCCTGCACAGAGTTCGACACGAATTGGCCCGATAAATCTGCGGCTTCTCAATCCATCGATGAAACGGATATCGTTCCTGTCCTGTGAAATCTCGCGCCGTTCAAGCACAAGCGTGTCCACGTTGTATTCTGTTTCCAGCAGAGGCAGAAGACGTTCCAAACATTTACGGCGAGCGCGTTCGGCGGTATTCCACTGGCTCATTGGTACCGCAGCCACAATGACATGATCAATGTCCATTGCAGCCATGGCATCAACGACTTTGCCACGCAATGATGGCCGCATGTCTCGCCAGTGCAATTTCCTTGCTCCTTTGGGCTTAAGCAACGCCAATCTTTGCCTTGTTTCGGTTTCCGTATCATCACATACGCATGCGCCCATCAAGTACATAGGCGAGGGAACTCCGGTTTTCCGCACACTCTCGTCACCCCAAGCGGTTGCCATGTTTGTCCCTTCTCGCGCAACGCAAAACAACAGTTCGATAGTATCGGATAGCAGTGCCGGACCTTGCAGCTATGCAATGCCGTTGCATTATTAATCGGAAGGCATAATGTGAGACGAGAAAAAGCTAAGCCGTTCTAGCTCTTGGCAACATCCCCAATCACTCAGCCTAAATCGGCAAATCCTGATTTTCAATGGACTCCACGGGGATGCCAAGCTTGCGTAATTCGTCAACTGCATCACGCATGGGAATGCGTTCCTGTTCGATGCGCCGATAAGCGATGGTTTTGTCAGCACACAGTCGTTCATAAAGACGTCGCTCCGCCGATTGAAGGCCGGGCGTCGGCTTAGGCTCCCGCATAGCAATCTTCGCGCTGCGTTCAGTACGATCGGTACCAAATCTGTGGTACCGATCGTATGCATCGCAATCCATCAGGATGGAGTCGCATTCGATACCTGATTCACGTAATGTCGAAAGTATTTCCAGTCCATCCGCATCCATATCACCCCAATACACGATACGCATGTCACGCAGTGCAGGAACCGCAGGTACAGCATCGCTTACAGCGCGACCAGAACCCCATATGCAGATGCCCTGCGCAATCGGCGGCATAGTCTGATACGTGTCTTTGTTCTCAACGATGACAGCATATTTAATGCCGGATAACGCTTCGCCTTCCCACGGACACCATATGATGCGTTCGAGCTCAGCATCGTCGCGGACCGGATCGAGATAACGGAACCGCAGTTCGGTCGGCCGTTTTGACAGACCCAACGTTTCGACACCGAGCAGTCGGCAAATGGCCTTACGACGATTGGTTTTTGACTCATTCAGCCATTTGCCGCTGAATCCTGTCAGTGGAATCTGTCGCGGCGTCATACCGGTCACGTCATGATGCCTGAAATATCGAACTGCGCTGACAAGCAGATCGAAGTCGTCAGGCTGTTCATGGCCTGTCATGCGAGCGGCCGATTCGATTGTTTCCGGAGCAACGTCACAAGCAGCAACCAGACATGCTATGCGGCGGCGCGCTTCGCGACATTCCGCCGCCAGCGTACGACCAACCACACGCATGGCTATTGATTCGTCAGGAACGACGACTTTGGAGATCAGCTCGACAGAGGTGCCTATGGTGCGATGCTTGGTTATGATTTCGCAACCATTCTTGCTTGCCCATTGCCGTATCTCATTGTTGTTGTCATGCACCGCAATCGCATTGGTTTCCAAAAATGCTTGGTCCGGCAATCCCACCGGCACGGGAAATGGCCATGCCGGTTCGATGTCGTACATATGTGAACGCATATGTTTCTTCACGCATGTGGTGATCGCAGCGATGTCTTTCATGCCGGCCATAGTTCCCATCACCTGCTTTCGAACATCGTCGAGTCGAACCGAATCGTCTTAATACCGGCGACGCCAGGACTGCTCATTCGGCAACCCCGTCATCCTTCAATATATCCGACGATGATTCATCGTCCATGTCATTCTGATGCAGCACGGCCTCGCGCAGGGAGGTGAGGCCGGTGTCGGGGTCCTTGTAGGTCACGTAGGCCTTGGTGGAGACCTCGAGGATTTCGCCGGTCTTGCTTTCCGGGGCGGAGACGATGACCTGGAATCCGAGGCGCGGCAGCACCGTGAGGGCGCGCTGCGTGTAACGGCCGTCGGCCTTGATGAGCGCCTCGTCGAGGAACAGCGTGGTGTACGAGGGCTCGCTGGTCAGGCCGCCGCCGAGCAGGTAGATGAGCGCCGCGCCGTATACGAATGAGGTAAGCTCCTGCAAGGCGCCGCCCGAACGGCCGCCGGTGGAGGTGATGCGTTCATCCGGGCCGTCGGCATGATGCACGATGGCGTAGAAGGACGAGCGGCAACGCGGGTCGAGGTTGCGGGCGCCGTAGCTTTTCACGCCGTTCGCGTCCTTGACCTGCGCGAGTTCGGCGCGCAGCAGCCCGACCATCGGCGCGCAGGCCGCGAAAGCCTTGCGCGAGGCGTCGGAATCGTTGACGTCGGCGGATTTCCAATC
This DNA window, taken from Bifidobacterium longum subsp. longum JCM 1217, encodes the following:
- the uvrA gene encoding excinuclease ABC subunit UvrA, producing the protein MQTGARRATSATGAKTGKGKNGEVIVEKVMTSDSFLSREIKKAPLIEHDGSLVADISHIPNDLKITIQGAREHNLKNVDLAIPRNRMVVFTGLSGSGKSSLAFDTLFAEGQRRYVESLSAYARQFLGQMDKPDVDFIEGLSPAVSIDQKTTNRNPRSTVGTITEIYDYLRLLFARTGIPHCPECGEPVASQTPQQIVDTLLGYPERTRFQILAPVVKGRKGEFVDMIELLRSDGYARALIDGEMTQLSDDIKLTKQKKHTIEVVVDRLVVKDGIRQRLTDSVETALKLANGSIVIDFVDEEEGSPARRQPFSEHRSCPNGHTLELDEVEPRTFSFNAPYGACPACTGLGFKLEIDPDLIISDPDKSLADGVIEPWSGTKMTSQYYGHILEGLAKEMGFSMKTPWKGLPDDVKHDILYGHDFKVNVSYRNRWGRLREYSTGFEGVIRTLMRRHDETDSQSMREYYESYMREVPCQVCHGRRLKPEVLAVTVDGKSIFDVCDMPVVRELAWINGLELEGSAQLIAGEVLKEIKARLGFLNDVGLDYLTLSRAAATLSGGEAQRIRLATQIGSGLVGVMYVLDEPSIGLHQRDNERLIETLHHLRDLGNTLIVVEHDEDTIRRADWVVDIGPGAGEHGGEVIYSGPAKHLIEAKRSITGDYIAHRREIAVPAKRRKIHKTQVLKVVGARENNLKNIDVSFPLGVLTVVTGVSGSGKSSLVNTILYPVLADKLNGARIVPGRHTRVEGVDQVRKVIHVDQNPIGRTPRSNPATYTGVWDKIRTLFAKTPEAQVRGYGPGRFSFNVKGGRCEACHGDGTLKIEMNFLPDVYVDCEVCHGKRYNRETLEVTYNGKTVADILNMPIEEAADFFKAYTGISRYLKTLVDVGLGYIRLGQPAPTLSGGESQRVKLATELQRRSDGKTVYILDEPTTGLHFEDVNKLLKVLQSLVDKGNTVIVIEHNLDVIKEADWLIDLGPEGGDGGGTIVTQGTPEQVAECEASWTGKFLKPML
- the uvrC gene encoding excinuclease ABC subunit UvrC — translated: MTNDIERHSPDEWRKTAAALMSESIAVGAGETTAKVNANGAPLLGDSRDLFRPKTSDIPAKPGVYKWRDGEGRVIYVGKAKNLRNRLTNYFQPLYLLHPRTQTMVLTARSLEWTVVATELESLTLEYTWIKEFDPRFNVQFRDDKTYPYLAVSTGERIPRVWVTRSRKRRDTRYFGPYAKVWELRHSLDRLLRTFPVRTCTTNVFHKAQLTGRPCLFASIGKCSAPCVNRIEADEHRRLCEQLVGVMTGRLGRPYIAQLTRDMKEASAELEFEKAARLRDQIQMLETVVQQNAVVFDQDVDADVFGFASDELEASVHAFYVRAGSIRGERNWSVERVEDIDDADLMADLLVQVYSDAAGDNHPQSAATISTNREAIGSTQTITATDAVARAQATRERNTRQETTGRADLLAPIAPVPREIIVPVEPARREELEGWLTNLRGGAVTIRVASRGDKKQLMDRANENASQALQRSKMSRISDMGARTQAMNDVAKALGLAEAPLRIECYDISNTVGGAFQVASMVVFEDAIAKKSEYRRFAIRGKDGKGAVDDLSALYETLTRRFKHGNIAGDSGESIDAEQRVASAAGKMTTAVAAETIAANGNDNGEGGSGISGKGHAVPVGVQNDARESPPDIVQQNTNRHHFAYKPNLVVVDGGKPQVMAAAKALEDCGVNDVAVCGLAKRLEEVWVPDDDYPIILKRQSEGMYLLQRVRDESHRFAITYHRQQRRKGALRSALDEIPGIGESYQKRLLNHFGSVKAMREASVEDFEKVKGIGHAKAEALYTALHEQ